From the Ferrigenium kumadai genome, one window contains:
- a CDS encoding AsmA-like C-terminal region-containing protein, which translates to MKWFKRILITLAVLLVIAGASPFFITLNAYIPQIEKEASTRLQEPVSIKSIRFAALPLPHVTIDGIAVGTTDDIKLGKVQVTPALFSLLQSTKVIKSIEIDSLALSQKGIDKIAALAKSDTGKLPEQPPQARVESIRLNKALVSFGKANFGPFDARVSLDSKGEAEDASITTQDGKFKAIIKSDNSKYLIDASAKSWTLPVGPALVFDELIIKGVATRHDANLGEVSARLYGGTAIGKMAISWQNGLHLDGNLDIKQVETQKIASMLSPGTHVSGKLSAKPVFSASAASADQLMNVLRLATLFNVQNGALHGVDIQKAATSLNKQGKASGETRFDQLSGHLLMEHGGYRFSQLRIASGALAVDGEVNVSSKKALSGRVNAQVKALGTSTTVPLNVSGTVDAPLLYPTGGTMAGAAVGTAIMGPGVGTSVGVKVGNWVEGLFGKEEKKPKK; encoded by the coding sequence TGAAATGGTTTAAACGCATACTGATCACACTTGCGGTACTGCTCGTGATTGCGGGGGCATCGCCGTTTTTCATCACGCTCAACGCTTACATTCCCCAGATCGAAAAAGAGGCCTCGACCAGACTCCAGGAGCCGGTGTCGATAAAGAGCATCAGGTTCGCCGCATTGCCATTGCCGCATGTCACGATCGACGGTATCGCGGTCGGCACAACCGATGACATCAAGCTCGGCAAGGTGCAGGTGACCCCCGCACTTTTCTCATTGCTGCAGTCGACTAAGGTCATCAAGAGCATCGAGATCGATTCTTTGGCACTGTCGCAGAAGGGGATCGACAAGATTGCGGCTTTGGCCAAGTCGGATACCGGCAAGTTGCCGGAACAACCGCCGCAAGCCCGGGTCGAGAGCATCCGTCTCAATAAAGCCCTAGTCAGTTTCGGCAAGGCGAACTTCGGCCCGTTTGATGCACGCGTAAGCCTTGACAGCAAGGGCGAAGCCGAGGACGCATCGATTACCACGCAGGACGGCAAGTTCAAGGCGATCATCAAGTCTGACAATTCAAAATATCTGATCGATGCCAGCGCAAAATCGTGGACATTGCCGGTCGGGCCGGCGCTCGTATTCGACGAGTTGATCATCAAGGGAGTAGCGACACGCCACGATGCCAACTTGGGTGAGGTGAGCGCCAGGCTCTACGGTGGCACAGCAATTGGCAAAATGGCCATCAGTTGGCAGAACGGGCTGCATCTCGACGGCAATCTCGACATCAAACAGGTGGAGACGCAAAAAATCGCTTCCATGCTGTCACCAGGCACTCACGTCAGTGGCAAGCTCAGCGCCAAACCGGTTTTCTCCGCCTCGGCGGCATCCGCAGATCAGCTTATGAATGTGTTGCGGCTGGCAACGCTTTTTAACGTCCAGAACGGCGCGCTCCACGGTGTCGATATCCAGAAAGCTGCCACCAGCTTGAACAAGCAGGGAAAGGCCAGCGGAGAAACCCGTTTCGATCAGTTGTCCGGGCATCTCCTCATGGAGCACGGCGGCTACCGTTTCTCACAACTCAGGATCGCCTCGGGTGCGTTGGCTGTCGACGGTGAGGTGAACGTCTCTTCGAAGAAGGCACTGTCGGGACGTGTCAACGCTCAGGTCAAAGCGTTGGGTACCAGCACAACCGTACCACTCAACGTTTCGGGTACGGTCGATGCACCGTTACTCTATCCCACTGGCGGGACCATGGCGGGCGCGGCGGTCGGCACGGCCATAATGGGGCCGGGAGTCGGTACTTCGGTTGGCGTAAAAGTCGGAAACTGGGTCGAAGGCTTGTTCGGCAAGGAAGAGAAAAAGCCCAAAAAATAA
- a CDS encoding NADP-dependent isocitrate dehydrogenase, with the protein MTTSKIIYTLTDEAPRLATYSLLPIVQAFTKAAGIAVETRDISLAGRILANFPENLTAAQKIGDGLTELGELTLKPEANIIKLPNISASLPQLKAAIKELQSQGYNIPDYPEDPKTDAEKEIKARYGRILGSAVNPVLREGNSDRRAAASVKQYARKNPHKMGAWSADSKTHVAYMNAGDFYGSEKSVTVAEAGSFRIEFIGQDGNVTVLKDKTPLKAGEIIDACVMSRRGLREFYETQMQDAKKQGVLLSLHLKATMMKVSDPIMFGHAVSVYYKDVFEKHAAVINPLGVNVNNGLGDLYAKIATLPEAQRAEIEADIQACYKSRPELAMVNSDKGITNLHVPSDIIVDASMPAMIRESGKMWGPDGKLHDTKAMIPDRCYARIYQVVIDDCKKHGAFDPKTMGSVPNVGLMAQQAEEYGSHNKTFEIPANGKVRAVDESGKTLLEQDVEQGDIFRMCQAKDAPIQDWVKLAVTRARLSNTPAVFWLDKNRAHDAQIIRKVERYLKDHDTSGLDIRVMTPEEAIQFSLDRIRAGKDTISVTGNVLRDYLTDLFPILELGTSAKMLSIVPLMNGGGLFETGAGGSAPKHVQQFQQEGYLRWDSLGEFLALGVSLEHLAQTFKNEKAQVLADTLDQANGKILDNNKSPARRVGELDNRGSHFYLALYWAQALAAQTRDKELQARFAPLAKALTDNEAKINEELIAAQGKPVEMGGYYHPDFDKTSQSMRPSATFNAVLNAI; encoded by the coding sequence ATGACGACTTCCAAAATCATTTACACCCTGACCGATGAAGCGCCGAGACTGGCGACCTACTCTCTGCTTCCCATCGTTCAAGCCTTCACCAAGGCGGCCGGCATCGCCGTCGAGACGCGTGACATCTCCCTTGCGGGACGCATACTCGCGAACTTCCCCGAGAATCTGACCGCCGCCCAGAAGATCGGGGATGGACTGACCGAACTCGGCGAGCTGACGCTGAAACCGGAAGCGAACATCATCAAGCTTCCCAATATTAGCGCATCGCTCCCCCAGTTGAAGGCCGCGATCAAGGAATTGCAGTCTCAGGGATACAACATTCCCGACTATCCGGAAGATCCGAAGACGGATGCCGAGAAGGAGATCAAGGCACGTTACGGCAGGATTCTCGGAAGCGCCGTGAACCCGGTGCTGCGCGAAGGCAACTCCGACCGCCGCGCCGCCGCCTCGGTCAAGCAGTACGCACGCAAGAATCCGCACAAGATGGGCGCATGGAGCGCCGACTCGAAGACTCATGTGGCATACATGAATGCCGGGGATTTTTACGGCAGCGAAAAGTCTGTCACGGTTGCCGAGGCGGGCAGCTTCAGGATCGAATTCATCGGCCAGGACGGCAATGTGACCGTGCTCAAGGACAAGACGCCGCTCAAGGCGGGCGAGATCATCGACGCCTGCGTCATGAGCCGCCGCGGCCTGCGTGAATTCTACGAGACTCAGATGCAGGACGCGAAGAAGCAGGGCGTATTGCTGTCCCTGCACCTCAAGGCCACCATGATGAAGGTCTCCGACCCCATCATGTTCGGTCACGCGGTTTCTGTCTATTACAAGGACGTTTTCGAGAAGCACGCCGCGGTCATCAATCCACTCGGCGTCAACGTGAATAACGGCCTGGGCGACCTCTATGCCAAGATCGCGACTTTGCCCGAAGCCCAGCGTGCCGAGATCGAAGCCGACATCCAGGCCTGCTACAAGTCCAGGCCGGAACTGGCGATGGTCAATTCCGACAAGGGCATCACCAACCTGCACGTGCCGAGCGACATCATCGTCGATGCCTCCATGCCCGCGATGATTCGCGAGTCCGGCAAGATGTGGGGGCCGGACGGCAAGCTGCACGACACCAAGGCGATGATCCCCGACCGCTGCTATGCGCGCATCTACCAAGTGGTCATCGACGATTGCAAGAAGCATGGCGCATTCGATCCCAAGACCATGGGCTCTGTGCCCAACGTCGGCCTGATGGCGCAACAAGCGGAAGAGTACGGCTCGCACAACAAGACCTTCGAGATTCCGGCCAACGGCAAGGTGCGTGCGGTGGACGAATCCGGCAAGACCTTGCTGGAACAGGATGTGGAACAGGGCGACATCTTCCGCATGTGCCAGGCAAAAGATGCGCCGATCCAGGACTGGGTCAAGCTGGCGGTCACGCGCGCACGCCTGAGCAACACCCCTGCCGTGTTCTGGCTGGACAAGAACCGTGCGCACGATGCGCAGATCATCCGGAAAGTGGAACGCTACCTGAAGGATCACGACACCAGCGGCCTGGATATCCGCGTCATGACGCCGGAAGAAGCCATCCAGTTCTCGCTGGATCGCATCCGCGCAGGCAAAGACACCATCTCCGTCACCGGCAACGTGCTGCGCGACTATCTCACCGACCTGTTCCCTATCCTCGAGCTGGGCACCAGCGCCAAGATGCTGTCCATCGTACCGCTGATGAATGGCGGTGGATTGTTCGAGACGGGTGCCGGTGGTTCTGCACCGAAGCATGTGCAGCAGTTCCAGCAGGAAGGCTATCTACGCTGGGACTCCCTGGGCGAGTTTCTGGCACTGGGCGTGTCACTGGAACATCTGGCGCAGACCTTCAAGAACGAGAAGGCGCAAGTCCTCGCGGATACGCTCGATCAGGCCAACGGCAAGATACTGGACAACAACAAATCGCCTGCCCGCAGGGTCGGCGAGTTGGATAACCGGGGCAGCCATTTCTACCTCGCACTGTACTGGGCTCAGGCACTGGCCGCGCAGACCAGGGACAAGGAGCTGCAGGCGCGTTTCGCCCCGTTGGCCAAGGCATTGACGGACAACGAAGCGAAGATCAATGAAGAGCTGATCGCGGCACAGGGCAAGCCGGTCGAGATGGGCGGTTACTACCACCCGGATTTTGACAAGACATCGCAATCTATGCGCCCGAGTGCAACATTCAATGCTGTTTTGAACGCCATTTGA
- a CDS encoding rRNA large subunit pseudouridine synthase E produces MSRILLFNKPYGVICQFSRDGMHPTLADYIAVPEVYPAGRLDTDSEGLLLLTDDGKLQHRITDPKHKLPKTYWVQVEGVPDETALQQLRGGVALKDGMTLPAEVRAMEEPAALWPRNPPVRFRQSIPTSWIALTIREGKNRQVRRMTAAVGFPTLRLIRYRIGDWTLDGLSPGLWRQEEA; encoded by the coding sequence ATGAGTCGCATCCTGCTGTTCAACAAACCCTATGGGGTGATCTGCCAATTCAGCCGTGACGGGATGCACCCGACGCTGGCCGATTATATCGCCGTTCCCGAGGTTTATCCCGCGGGCAGGCTGGACACTGACAGCGAAGGCCTGCTGTTGCTCACCGACGACGGCAAGCTGCAGCACCGCATCACCGACCCGAAACACAAGCTGCCCAAGACCTACTGGGTACAGGTCGAGGGCGTGCCGGACGAGACTGCGCTGCAGCAATTGCGGGGCGGCGTTGCACTCAAGGACGGGATGACGCTGCCTGCCGAAGTGCGGGCGATGGAAGAGCCCGCCGCACTATGGCCGCGCAATCCGCCGGTGCGTTTCCGGCAGAGCATCCCGACGAGCTGGATAGCGCTGACCATACGCGAGGGAAAGAACCGCCAGGTGCGGCGCATGACCGCCGCAGTCGGTTTTCCCACCTTGCGCCTGATCCGCTACCGCATCGGCGACTGGACGCTGGACGGTCTGTCGCCGGGGCTGTGGCGCCAGGAAGAGGCGTAA
- a CDS encoding DEAD/DEAH box helicase, with product MSNEISFAGLNLAEPILRAIADAGYTHPTPVQAQAIPQVLKGGDLLAGAQTGTGKTAGFTLPVLHRLSEKPAANPRAGCPRCLILTPTRELAAQVEESVQTYGKYLPLKSMVMFGGVNINPQIKALRGQVDILVATPGRLLDHVGQKTLDLSGVEILVLDEADRMLDMGFIRDIKKILALLPKQRQNLLFSATFSDEIKALADGLLHNPGYVEVARRNTTSELVEQSVHLIPQKLKSHLLAHLIKHNDWKQVLVFTRTKHGANRLAEKLTGDGIPSAAIHGNKSQSARTKALSQFKDGTLPVLVATDIAARGLDIDQLPHVVNFELPNVPEDYVHRIGRTGRAGSNGAAISLVDSEEFPYLKSIERLIKHAIPKVTIDSFVPPTHIPPEAPRPPRPQHGQRRHSNTTASAPRAGQGQKPRDGQKSHDGQSQKPRNPQQRDQQARNGQQPRSGSQPGKPRQPQAKKAGEPLLSEAARHQAMPQPGLFQPAPHARRERGAGQGTGQGRGAPRGGRGRG from the coding sequence TTGTCTAATGAAATTTCTTTTGCCGGCCTGAACCTGGCCGAACCCATCCTGCGCGCCATCGCCGATGCCGGCTACACGCACCCCACCCCCGTCCAGGCTCAGGCCATCCCGCAGGTGCTGAAGGGCGGCGACCTGCTGGCCGGCGCACAGACCGGCACCGGCAAGACCGCCGGCTTCACGCTGCCCGTCCTGCATCGCCTGTCCGAAAAGCCCGCCGCGAATCCGCGCGCAGGCTGCCCGCGCTGCCTGATCCTGACGCCGACGCGCGAACTCGCCGCGCAGGTGGAGGAATCGGTGCAGACCTACGGCAAGTATCTCCCGCTGAAATCCATGGTGATGTTCGGCGGCGTGAACATCAATCCGCAGATCAAGGCCTTGCGCGGCCAGGTGGACATCCTGGTCGCCACGCCGGGCCGATTGCTCGACCACGTCGGACAAAAGACGCTGGATCTGTCCGGCGTCGAGATCCTGGTGCTGGACGAAGCCGACCGCATGCTGGACATGGGCTTCATCCGCGACATCAAGAAGATCCTCGCGCTGCTGCCGAAACAGCGCCAGAACCTGCTGTTCTCGGCGACCTTCTCCGACGAGATCAAGGCGCTGGCCGACGGCCTGCTGCACAACCCAGGTTATGTCGAAGTAGCGCGCCGCAACACCACGTCCGAACTGGTCGAACAGAGCGTGCACCTGATCCCGCAGAAGCTGAAGAGCCACCTGCTCGCACACCTGATCAAGCACAACGACTGGAAGCAGGTGCTGGTGTTCACCCGCACCAAGCACGGCGCGAACCGCCTGGCGGAAAAGCTGACCGGTGACGGCATCCCGTCCGCCGCGATCCACGGCAACAAGAGCCAGTCGGCGCGCACCAAGGCGCTGTCGCAGTTCAAGGACGGCACGCTGCCGGTGCTGGTCGCCACCGACATCGCTGCGCGCGGACTGGACATCGACCAGCTGCCGCATGTGGTGAATTTCGAATTGCCGAATGTGCCGGAAGACTATGTGCACCGCATCGGCCGCACCGGCCGCGCGGGCAGTAACGGCGCGGCGATCTCGCTGGTGGACAGCGAGGAGTTCCCGTACCTGAAGAGCATCGAGCGCCTGATCAAGCACGCGATCCCGAAGGTGACCATAGACAGCTTCGTGCCGCCGACGCACATCCCGCCGGAAGCGCCGCGCCCACCGCGTCCGCAACACGGCCAGCGCCGTCACAGCAACACCACCGCCAGCGCACCGCGCGCAGGCCAGGGCCAGAAACCTCGTGACGGCCAAAAGTCACATGACGGTCAGAGCCAGAAGCCGCGCAATCCGCAGCAGCGTGATCAACAGGCGCGCAACGGCCAGCAGCCCCGTAGCGGATCACAGCCCGGGAAACCGCGCCAACCCCAAGCGAAGAAGGCCGGCGAACCGCTGCTGTCCGAAGCCGCGCGCCATCAGGCGATGCCGCAACCGGGATTGTTCCAGCCCGCGCCTCACGCACGCCGCGAGCGCGGAGCCGGACAAGGCACTGGGCAAGGGCGCGGCGCACCGCGCGGTGGACGCGGTCGCGGCTGA
- a CDS encoding FmdB family zinc ribbon protein: protein MPIYAYACSSCGVQKDVMQKMSDAPLTVCPECGKETFTKQLTAAGFQLKGNGYYVTDFKNKPKAECAPCASAGSCPMAS, encoded by the coding sequence ATGCCTATTTATGCTTATGCCTGTTCCAGCTGCGGCGTGCAAAAGGACGTGATGCAGAAGATGAGCGATGCGCCGCTCACCGTTTGCCCGGAGTGCGGCAAGGAAACCTTTACGAAACAATTGACTGCCGCCGGCTTCCAGTTGAAGGGTAACGGCTACTACGTCACCGACTTCAAGAACAAGCCCAAGGCTGAGTGCGCGCCCTGTGCCAGCGCGGGCTCCTGCCCGATGGCTAGCTGA
- a CDS encoding DUF502 domain-containing protein, translating into MKKYLITGLLVWVPLGITLWVLNLTITTMDQTLLLLPEQLRPDNLLPIHIPGLGIILTLAVVLLTGLLIRNVFGQRLWDASEKAMLHVPFVGSIYKGVKQVSDTLLSGSGNSFRKVLLVRYPHPQAWSLAFQTGVPGEVSSRFDEEYVAVFIPTTPSPVNGFYFYVRRADTIELDMTVDVALRTIVSMGVVATPETAHAQAAGQISKQD; encoded by the coding sequence ATGAAAAAATACCTCATCACCGGGCTGCTGGTCTGGGTTCCGCTCGGCATCACCCTCTGGGTGCTGAACCTGACCATCACCACGATGGACCAGACCCTGTTGCTGCTGCCAGAGCAATTGCGGCCGGACAATCTGTTGCCCATCCATATTCCCGGTCTGGGCATCATCCTGACGCTGGCTGTGGTGCTGCTCACCGGCCTGCTGATCCGCAACGTGTTCGGTCAGCGGCTGTGGGACGCTTCCGAGAAGGCGATGCTGCATGTGCCGTTCGTGGGCAGCATCTACAAGGGCGTGAAGCAGGTCAGCGACACCTTGTTGTCGGGCAGCGGCAATTCGTTCCGCAAGGTGCTGCTGGTGCGCTATCCGCATCCGCAAGCATGGTCGCTGGCGTTCCAGACCGGCGTACCGGGCGAGGTGAGTAGCCGCTTCGATGAAGAATATGTGGCAGTGTTCATTCCCACTACGCCCAGCCCGGTGAATGGTTTCTATTTCTATGTGCGCCGTGCCGACACCATCGAACTGGATATGACCGTAGACGTGGCGCTGCGCACCATCGTGTCGATGGGCGTGGTCGCCACGCCCGAGACCGCACATGCCCAGGCGGCCGGCCAGATTTCCAAGCAAGACTAA
- the aspS gene encoding aspartate--tRNA ligase — translation MRTHYCGLLNTDQLDQTVSICGWAHRRRDHGGVIFIDLRDREGLAQVVCDPDRAEMFKIAESVRSEFVLRITGKVRRRPEGTTNSNITSGEIEILCHEIEVLNSAVTPPFQLDDENLSENVRLTHRVVDLRRPQMQKNMMLRYKVAMAFRRFLDSRGFIDIETPMLTKSTPEGARDYLVPSRVHPGEFFALPQSPQLFKQMLMVAGFDRYYQVTKCFRDEDLRADRQPEFTQVDIETSFLNEAQITAIMEEMIRTVFKETMDVDLPNPFPRMTHAEAMARFGSDKPDLRVTLELTEVTDAVKDVAFKVFAGVANSDSGRVAALRVPGGAAFTRGEIDEYTKFVGIYGAKGLAYIKVNDITQLNETGLQSPIVKNIHEAALKTIVESTGAQNGDIIFFGADKTKIVNDALGALRSKIGHEKGYTNGKAWEPLWVVDFPMFEYDDEDKRWTACHHPFTSPKDEHVALLESDPGKCLAKAYDLALNGWEIGGGSVRIHKEEVQSTVFRALNIGAEEAQLKFGFLLDALQYGAPPHGGLAFGLDRIVTMMTGAESIRDVIAFPKTQRAQCLLTHAPSAVDEKQLRDLHIRLRQQTQATVEVAKE, via the coding sequence ATGCGAACTCATTACTGTGGACTCCTCAACACCGACCAACTCGACCAGACCGTGAGCATTTGCGGCTGGGCGCATCGCCGCCGCGACCACGGCGGGGTGATCTTCATCGACCTGCGCGACCGTGAAGGCCTAGCTCAGGTCGTGTGTGATCCGGATCGCGCCGAGATGTTCAAGATCGCCGAGTCCGTGCGCAGCGAGTTCGTGCTGCGCATCACCGGCAAGGTGCGTCGTCGCCCGGAAGGCACGACCAACTCGAACATCACCAGCGGCGAAATCGAAATCCTGTGCCACGAGATCGAAGTGCTGAACAGCGCGGTGACGCCTCCGTTCCAGCTCGACGACGAGAACCTCTCCGAGAACGTGCGCCTGACCCATCGCGTGGTCGACCTGCGCCGTCCGCAGATGCAGAAGAACATGATGCTGCGCTACAAGGTCGCGATGGCATTCCGTCGCTTCCTCGACAGCCGCGGCTTCATCGATATCGAGACGCCGATGCTGACCAAGTCCACGCCGGAAGGCGCACGCGACTACCTGGTGCCGTCGCGCGTGCATCCGGGCGAGTTCTTCGCGCTGCCGCAGTCGCCGCAGCTGTTCAAGCAGATGCTGATGGTGGCCGGCTTCGACCGCTACTACCAGGTCACCAAGTGTTTCCGCGACGAAGACCTGCGCGCCGACCGCCAGCCCGAATTCACCCAGGTCGATATCGAGACCTCGTTCCTGAACGAGGCGCAGATCACCGCGATAATGGAAGAGATGATCCGCACCGTGTTCAAGGAAACGATGGATGTGGACCTGCCCAATCCGTTCCCGCGCATGACCCACGCCGAGGCGATGGCGCGCTTCGGTTCGGACAAGCCAGACCTGCGCGTGACGCTGGAACTGACAGAAGTGACCGACGCGGTGAAGGATGTCGCGTTCAAGGTGTTCGCCGGCGTGGCGAATTCCGATAGCGGCCGCGTGGCTGCATTGCGCGTGCCTGGCGGCGCGGCGTTCACACGCGGCGAGATCGACGAGTACACCAAGTTCGTCGGCATCTATGGCGCGAAGGGCCTGGCCTACATCAAGGTCAACGACATCACACAACTCAACGAGACCGGTCTGCAGTCGCCCATCGTGAAGAACATCCACGAGGCCGCATTGAAGACCATCGTCGAGAGCACCGGTGCGCAGAATGGCGACATCATCTTCTTCGGCGCGGACAAGACGAAGATCGTCAACGACGCGCTGGGCGCGTTGCGCAGCAAGATCGGCCACGAGAAGGGCTACACCAACGGCAAGGCATGGGAGCCGCTGTGGGTGGTGGACTTCCCCATGTTCGAATACGACGACGAAGACAAGCGCTGGACTGCTTGCCACCATCCGTTCACTTCGCCCAAGGACGAGCATGTCGCCCTGCTGGAAAGCGATCCGGGTAAGTGTCTGGCCAAGGCCTACGACTTGGCTCTGAATGGCTGGGAAATCGGCGGCGGCTCGGTGCGTATCCACAAGGAAGAGGTGCAGAGCACCGTGTTCCGCGCGCTCAACATCGGTGCGGAAGAAGCACAGCTCAAGTTCGGCTTCCTGCTCGATGCGTTGCAATACGGTGCGCCCCCGCACGGCGGCCTGGCCTTCGGCCTGGATCGCATCGTCACCATGATGACCGGCGCCGAGTCGATCCGCGACGTGATCGCCTTCCCCAAGACCCAGCGCGCGCAGTGCCTGTTGACCCATGCGCCGAGCGCAGTGGACGAGAAGCAGCTGCGCGACCTGCACATCCGCCTGCGCCAGCAGACTCAGGCTACCGTGGAAGTCGCCAAGGAATAA
- a CDS encoding ribonuclease domain-containing protein: MARSLRPLLLAALLWLPQVPAAAASEQIDAASGLPVIAAAALPAEARDTLRAIERGGPFAYERDGVVFKNYERVLPKQRRGYYHEYTVKTPGARNRGARRIVCGQPVECYYTGDHYKTFKRIREQP, encoded by the coding sequence ATGGCGCGTTCGCTACGTCCATTGCTGCTTGCGGCGCTGCTGTGGCTGCCGCAGGTGCCGGCGGCGGCAGCATCGGAGCAGATCGATGCTGCAAGCGGATTGCCCGTCATCGCGGCGGCCGCGCTGCCCGCCGAAGCACGCGACACGTTGCGCGCGATCGAGCGGGGCGGGCCGTTCGCCTATGAACGCGACGGAGTGGTGTTCAAGAACTACGAGCGGGTGCTGCCGAAGCAGCGGCGCGGCTATTATCATGAATACACGGTGAAGACGCCGGGGGCGCGCAATCGCGGTGCGCGGCGCATCGTGTGCGGGCAGCCGGTGGAGTGTTATTACACCGGCGATCACTACAAGACTTTCAAGCGTATCCGGGAACAGCCATGA
- a CDS encoding barstar family protein yields the protein MNLLAQQLNSPSRAGSYMLTCSVDELLAAVAEANFALFDADLKGVKGKANLLNALARAAGFPPEFGANWDALADDLCDLSWCGEKAGYVLLLRNVSDTFGLSANDREIAQDILADTVVYWRQRNKAFWIFFI from the coding sequence ATGAATCTGCTGGCACAACAACTGAACAGTCCATCCAGGGCGGGCAGCTATATGCTGACATGCAGCGTGGATGAGTTGCTCGCTGCAGTTGCCGAGGCGAACTTCGCGCTGTTCGACGCCGACCTCAAAGGCGTCAAGGGCAAGGCGAACCTGCTCAACGCGCTGGCGCGCGCCGCCGGTTTCCCGCCGGAATTCGGCGCGAACTGGGATGCGCTGGCGGATGACCTGTGCGACCTGTCGTGGTGCGGCGAGAAGGCCGGTTACGTGCTGCTGTTGCGCAACGTCAGCGATACCTTCGGCTTGTCCGCCAACGACCGCGAGATCGCGCAGGACATCCTCGCCGACACGGTGGTGTACTGGCGGCAGCGCAACAAGGCTTTCTGGATATTCTTCATCTGA